The nucleotide window CGGCTCAGCCGGAAGGTGGCGGACTCACTTCTTGGTGGCCTTGGTGTCCTTTCCGTGCCCACGGTAGGTGCGGGTGGGGGCGAACTCGCCCAACTTGTGCCCTACCATCTGCTCGGTGATGTACACCGGGACGTGCTGCTTGCCGTTGTACACCGCCAGGGTGTGGCCGATCATCTCGGGGACGATGGTGCTGCGGCGGCTCCAGGTCTTGATGACCCGCTTCTCACCCTTGGCGTTCATCGCTTCCACCTTGTCGATGAGGTGGGCGTCGACGAAAACCCCTTTTTTCATGCTACGCGGCATAGTTTCTCCTACTCACACCGATAACGGTGCGGAAATCTTTATTTCTTGCGCCGGGCAACGATGAGGGCGCTGGAGGGCTTCTTCTTCTTGCGGGTCTTGAGACCTTTGGCCTGCTGGCCCCAGGGCGACACCGGGGGACGGCCCCGGGGCGCACGGCCTTCACCACCGCCGTGGGGGTGATCCACGGGGTTCATCACCGTACCACGCACGTGACCCTTGCGGCCCTTGTGGCGGGTGCGGCCCGCCTTACCCAGCACGATGTTCTTGTGGTCGGCGTTGGAGACGGTGCCGATGGTGGCATAGCTCTCGGCGTGCACCTTGCGCAGCTCGCCGGAAGGAAGGCGCAGGATCACGTAGTCGCCTTCGCGGCCCTGAACCTGCACGCTGGTGCCGGCGCTGCGGGCCATCTTAGCCCCCTTGCCCGGCTCGAGCTCGACCGCGTGGATCACGGTACCCACCGGGATGAAGCGCAGGGGCAGGGCATTGCCCGGCTGGATCAGGGCCTCGGGGCCGCACATCACCTCCGAGCCCACTGCCAGGCCATCGGGGGCCAGGATATAGCGCTTCTCGCCATCCTTGTAGTGCAGCAAGGCGATGCGGGCGGTACGGTTGGGGTCGTACTCGATGGCGGCCACTTTGGCCGGGATATTGGCCTTGTCGCGGCGGCGGAAGTCGATGATGCGGTACAGGCGCTTGTGCCCGCCGCCACGGAAGCGGCTGGTGATGCGGCCCTGGTTGTTGCGCCCGCCAGTCTTCTTAAGGGGGGCGGTGAGGCTTTTCTCCGGCTTCACCTTGGTGATATCGGAGAAATCCGCCACCGTCATGAAGCGGCGCGACGGAGTGTAAGGACGAAATTTCTTGACTGCCATTCTTCTACCTCACTTGATACGAGCTAACCGAGTCGCTCTGATCCCAAGTGCTTTTGTGCCCCTTCATCGTGCGGTCCGTAGGTTGAGCCGCAACGCTCGGTCTCGAGGCCAAGGGCGCGCACCAGCTCATGGGCCGTGCGCCACTCCCTTTAGATCAAGCCCTCCAGGGCTTCGATCTTCTGTCCAGCCGCCACCGTAACGATGGCTTTCTTGCGGTCGGCTTTCTTGCCCACGAAACGTCCTAAGCGGGCAGCCTTACCCTCGTAGTTCTGAACGTTGACCCGCACCACCTTGACCTTGAACGCGGCCTCCACGGCGTTCTTGATCTCGGTCTTGGTGGCGGTGGGCGCCACCAGGAAGGTGTAGGTGCCCTCGGCGAACTTGGCGTAGGCCTTTTCGGAGAGCACGGGCTTGAGGATCACGTCGAAGGCGGTCTTCATGCCTCACCTCCGCTGGCATTCGGCGCGAACAGGCGGCTTTGCACCGCTTCCCAGGCGGCCAGGTCCAGCAGCAAAGTCTCCTGGCGCAGGATGTCGTAAACGTTGAGCCCAGCCGGAGCCAGCACCCGCACCTCGGGCAGGTTGCGGGCCGCGCGGGCCACTTTTTCATCGGCGGTGACCAGCAGCACGCTCGAGCCCTCCAGACCGTTGGCCTTCAGCCAGGCCACGAACTCTTTGGTCTTGCCGTTTACCCCCTCGAAGGCCTCGACGATGAACAGCCTGCCCTCCTTGGCCCGGTCGGCCAGGGCCATGGAAAGGCCCAGCCGGCGCACCTTCTTGGGCAAGGTGTAGCTGTAGTCGCGGGGCTTGGGACCAAACACCGTGCCACCGCCCACGAAGATGGGCGCCCCAGCGTCACCGTGGCGGGCGCGCCCGGTGTGCTTTTGGGAGTAGGGCTTTTTGCCGGTGAAGGCGACCTCGCCGCGGGTCTTGGTGGAGGCGGTACCCCGGCGGCGCGAGGCCAGTTGCCAGCGCACTACCTCGTAGAGCACGTGAGGGTTGATCTTCTCAGGCAGCGCAACTTGAAGCTCGCGCCTGCCCTTGGCGGAAAGAACCGTGAGGTTATACATCTGCTATCGCTCCTTCCCTCAGGCCTTCCGCTTGGCCGCCGGGCGGCGGCTGGTCTCGCGCACCATCACCAAGTTGCCGTTGGCGCCGGGGATGGCTCCCTTGACCAGGATCAGGTTCTCCTCGGGGATCACGTCCACGACCTCGAGGTTCTGCACCGTGATGCGCTCGGCACCGTAGCGACCGGCCATCTTCTTACCTTTGTAGACGCGGCCCGGGGTCTTGCGGTTGCCAATGGAGCCGGGGTGACGGTGCACTTTGTGGGCACCGTGGGTCATGTTGCCACCGGCAAAGTTCCAACG belongs to Calidithermus timidus DSM 17022 and includes:
- the rpsS gene encoding 30S ribosomal protein S19, coding for MPRSMKKGVFVDAHLIDKVEAMNAKGEKRVIKTWSRRSTIVPEMIGHTLAVYNGKQHVPVYITEQMVGHKLGEFAPTRTYRGHGKDTKATKK
- the rplB gene encoding 50S ribosomal protein L2, with the translated sequence MAVKKFRPYTPSRRFMTVADFSDITKVKPEKSLTAPLKKTGGRNNQGRITSRFRGGGHKRLYRIIDFRRRDKANIPAKVAAIEYDPNRTARIALLHYKDGEKRYILAPDGLAVGSEVMCGPEALIQPGNALPLRFIPVGTVIHAVELEPGKGAKMARSAGTSVQVQGREGDYVILRLPSGELRKVHAESYATIGTVSNADHKNIVLGKAGRTRHKGRKGHVRGTVMNPVDHPHGGGEGRAPRGRPPVSPWGQQAKGLKTRKKKKPSSALIVARRKK
- a CDS encoding 50S ribosomal protein L23 is translated as MKTAFDVILKPVLSEKAYAKFAEGTYTFLVAPTATKTEIKNAVEAAFKVKVVRVNVQNYEGKAARLGRFVGKKADRKKAIVTVAAGQKIEALEGLI
- the rplD gene encoding 50S ribosomal protein L4, which translates into the protein MYNLTVLSAKGRRELQVALPEKINPHVLYEVVRWQLASRRRGTASTKTRGEVAFTGKKPYSQKHTGRARHGDAGAPIFVGGGTVFGPKPRDYSYTLPKKVRRLGLSMALADRAKEGRLFIVEAFEGVNGKTKEFVAWLKANGLEGSSVLLVTADEKVARAARNLPEVRVLAPAGLNVYDILRQETLLLDLAAWEAVQSRLFAPNASGGEA